One Erinaceus europaeus chromosome 5 unlocalized genomic scaffold, mEriEur2.1 SUPER_5_unloc_1, whole genome shotgun sequence genomic region harbors:
- the TFDP1 gene encoding transcription factor Dp-1 isoform X1 — protein MAKDAGLIEANGELKVFIDQNLSPGKAHRCAVAGVVSLVAVHPSTVNTLGKQLLPKTFGHSNVNIAQQVVIGTPQRPAAASSVVVSSPHTPNTHFVSQNQPSEPSPWSAGKRGRKGEKNGKGLRHFSMKVCEKVQRKGTTSYNEVADELVAEFSAGDTHLLPSESAYDQKNIRRRVYDALNVLMAMNIISKEKKEIKWIGLPTNSAQECQNLEVERQRRLERIKQKQSQLQELILQQIAFKNLVQRNRQAEQQAGRPPPPNSVIHLPFIIVNTSKKTVIDCSISNDKFEYLFNFDNTFEIHDDIEVLKRMGLACGLDSGSCSAEDLRTARSLVPKALEPYVTEMAQGTIGGVFLASTISGSNGTRLSASDLTNGGDGMLATSSSGSQYSGSRVETPVSCVGDEDEDDEDFENEEED, from the exons GCCGGGCTAATAGAAGCCAACGGAGAACTCAAGGTGTTTATTGACCAGAACCTGAGCCCTGGGAAAG CTCACAGGTGTGCCGTTGCAGGTGTGGTGTCTCTGGTCGCCGTGCACCCGTCCACTGTGAACACCCTTGGGAAGCAGCTCCTGCCCAAAACCTTCGGACATTCCAATGTCAACATAGCCCAGCAAGTG gtgatcGGCACGCCACAGCGGCCGGCCGCGGCCAGCTCGGTGGTGGTGAGCAGCCCTCACACGCCCAACACTCATTTCGTCTCCCAGAACCAGCCGTCGGAGCCGTCTCCCTGGTCAGCCGG GAAGCGCGGCCGCAAGGGCGAGAAGAACGGTAAGGGGCTGCGGCATTTCTCCATGAAGGTCTGTGAGAAGGTGCAGCGCAAAGGCACCACCTCCTACAACGAAGTGGCCGACGAGCTGGTGGCCGAGTTCAGCGCCGGGGACACACACCTGCTGCCCAGCGAGTCG GCCTACGACCAGAAGAACATTAGACGCCGGGTGTACGATGCCCTCAACGTGCTCATGGCCATGAACATCATCtccaaggagaagaaggaaattaAATGGATTGGGCTGCCCACCAACTCGGCCCAGGAATGCCAGAACCTCGAG GTGGAGCGGCAGAGGAGGCTGGAGAGGATAAAGCAGAAACAGTCCCAACTTCAGGAGCtcatcctgcag CAAATCGCGTTCAAGAACCTGGTGCAGAGGAACCGGCAGGCTGAGCAGCAGGCGGGCCGCCCGCCGCCCCCAAACTCCGTCATCCACCTGCCCTTCATTATCGTCAACACCAGCAAGAAGACCGTCATCGACTGCAGCATCTCCAACGACAA GTTCGAGTACCTGTTCAACTTTGACAACACGTTTGAGATCCACGATGACATCGAGGTGCTGAAGCGCATGGGCCTGGCCTGCGGGCTGGACTCGGGCAGCTGCTCGGCTGAAGATCTGAGGACGGCCCGCAGCCTGGTGCCCAAGGCGCTGGAGCCCTACGTCACAG AAATGGCTCAGGGGACCATCGGCGGCGTTTTCCTGGCATCCACCATTTCAGGCTCTAACGGCACGAGGCTCTCGGCCAG TGACCTAACCAACGGAGGGGACGGGATGCTGGCCACCAGCTCCAGCGGGTCCCAGTACAGCGGGTCTCGGGTGGAGACGCCCGTGTCGTGCGTGGGGGACGAGGACGAGGACGACGAGGACTTTGAGAACGAGGAGGAGGACTGA
- the TFDP1 gene encoding transcription factor Dp-1 isoform X2: protein MAKDAGLIEANGELKVFIDQNLSPGKGVVSLVAVHPSTVNTLGKQLLPKTFGHSNVNIAQQVVIGTPQRPAAASSVVVSSPHTPNTHFVSQNQPSEPSPWSAGKRGRKGEKNGKGLRHFSMKVCEKVQRKGTTSYNEVADELVAEFSAGDTHLLPSESAYDQKNIRRRVYDALNVLMAMNIISKEKKEIKWIGLPTNSAQECQNLEVERQRRLERIKQKQSQLQELILQQIAFKNLVQRNRQAEQQAGRPPPPNSVIHLPFIIVNTSKKTVIDCSISNDKFEYLFNFDNTFEIHDDIEVLKRMGLACGLDSGSCSAEDLRTARSLVPKALEPYVTEMAQGTIGGVFLASTISGSNGTRLSASDLTNGGDGMLATSSSGSQYSGSRVETPVSCVGDEDEDDEDFENEEED, encoded by the exons GCCGGGCTAATAGAAGCCAACGGAGAACTCAAGGTGTTTATTGACCAGAACCTGAGCCCTGGGAAAG GTGTGGTGTCTCTGGTCGCCGTGCACCCGTCCACTGTGAACACCCTTGGGAAGCAGCTCCTGCCCAAAACCTTCGGACATTCCAATGTCAACATAGCCCAGCAAGTG gtgatcGGCACGCCACAGCGGCCGGCCGCGGCCAGCTCGGTGGTGGTGAGCAGCCCTCACACGCCCAACACTCATTTCGTCTCCCAGAACCAGCCGTCGGAGCCGTCTCCCTGGTCAGCCGG GAAGCGCGGCCGCAAGGGCGAGAAGAACGGTAAGGGGCTGCGGCATTTCTCCATGAAGGTCTGTGAGAAGGTGCAGCGCAAAGGCACCACCTCCTACAACGAAGTGGCCGACGAGCTGGTGGCCGAGTTCAGCGCCGGGGACACACACCTGCTGCCCAGCGAGTCG GCCTACGACCAGAAGAACATTAGACGCCGGGTGTACGATGCCCTCAACGTGCTCATGGCCATGAACATCATCtccaaggagaagaaggaaattaAATGGATTGGGCTGCCCACCAACTCGGCCCAGGAATGCCAGAACCTCGAG GTGGAGCGGCAGAGGAGGCTGGAGAGGATAAAGCAGAAACAGTCCCAACTTCAGGAGCtcatcctgcag CAAATCGCGTTCAAGAACCTGGTGCAGAGGAACCGGCAGGCTGAGCAGCAGGCGGGCCGCCCGCCGCCCCCAAACTCCGTCATCCACCTGCCCTTCATTATCGTCAACACCAGCAAGAAGACCGTCATCGACTGCAGCATCTCCAACGACAA GTTCGAGTACCTGTTCAACTTTGACAACACGTTTGAGATCCACGATGACATCGAGGTGCTGAAGCGCATGGGCCTGGCCTGCGGGCTGGACTCGGGCAGCTGCTCGGCTGAAGATCTGAGGACGGCCCGCAGCCTGGTGCCCAAGGCGCTGGAGCCCTACGTCACAG AAATGGCTCAGGGGACCATCGGCGGCGTTTTCCTGGCATCCACCATTTCAGGCTCTAACGGCACGAGGCTCTCGGCCAG TGACCTAACCAACGGAGGGGACGGGATGCTGGCCACCAGCTCCAGCGGGTCCCAGTACAGCGGGTCTCGGGTGGAGACGCCCGTGTCGTGCGTGGGGGACGAGGACGAGGACGACGAGGACTTTGAGAACGAGGAGGAGGACTGA
- the ATP4B gene encoding potassium-transporting ATPase subunit beta: MAALQEKKTCGQRMEEFRHYCWNPDTGQMLGRTPGRWVLISLYYVGFYVVMTGLFALSLYVLMWTIDPYTPDYQDQLKSPGVTLRPDVYGEHGLDISYNLSSPDSWRGLVLTLHNFLAGYSPELQEHNLNCTEEGYFLQPSFRAPNHTKFSCRFTADMLHNCSGQQDPSFGFMEGKPCFLLKMNRIVGFLPGNTTVPRVDCAFLDPARQHQEPLQVAFYPPNGTFDLHYFPYYGRKAQPTYTNPLVAAKLLNVPRNTEVDIVCRVLAEHVTSDNPHDPYEGKVEFKLQIQEGGTPLSPTPTRRLSPPGPMTDNKG, translated from the exons ATGGCGGCCTTGCAGGAGAAGAAGACGTGTGGCCAGCGGATGGAGGAGTTCCGGCACTATTGCTGGAACCCGGACACGGGCCAGATGCTGGGGCGCACGCCCGGGCGCTGGG TGCTGATCAGCCTGTACTACGTGGGCTTCTACGTGGTCATGACCGGCCTGTTTGCCCTGAGCCTGTACGTGCTCATGTGGACCATCGACCCCTACACACCGGATTACCAGGACCAGCTCAAGTCACCAG GGGTGACGCTGCGGCCGGACGTGTATGGCGAGCACGGCCTGGACATCTCCTACAACCTGTCCAGCCCTGACAGCTGGAGAGGCCTCGTGCTCACACTGCACAACTTCTTGGCAG GCTACTCGCCGGAGCTCCAGGAACATAACCTGAACTGCACGGAGGAGGGCTActtcctgcagcccagcttccggGCCCCGAACCACACCAAGTTCTCCTGCAGGTTCACGGCCGACATGTTGCACAACTGCTCTGGCCAACAGGACCCCAGCTTCGGCTTCATGGAGGGGAAGCCCTGCTTCCTGCTGAAGATGAACAGG ATTGTGGGGTTCCTCCCTGGTAACACCACGGTGCCCAGAGTGGACTGCGCCTTCCTG GACCCAGCCCGCCAGCACCAGGAGCCTCTGCAGGTGGCCTTCTACCCCCCCAACGGCACCTTCGACCTGCACTACTTCCCTTACTACGGCAGGAAGGCCCAG CCCACCTATACCAACCCGCTAGTGGCCGCAAAGCTGCTCAATGTGCCCCGGAACACGGAGGTGGACATTGTGTGCCGGGTCCTGGCCGAGCATGTGACCTCCGACAACCCCCACGACCCATACGAGGGCAAAGTGGAGTTCAAGCTGCAGATCCAGGAGGGGGGTacacccctgtcccccacccccacacgtCGCCTGAGCCCCCCGGGACCCATGACAGACAATAAAGGTTAA
- the GRK1 gene encoding rhodopsin kinase GRK1, producing MDFGSLETVVANSAFIAARGSFDGASGPAARDRKYLARLRLPALSRCEGLRHSLDLSFSAVCARQPIGKRLFQQFLQAGGHGAALGLWRALEDYGTAEGALRPQKARAILRDHLDPKAELFCEAPDAGLAELAREVREAGGDGRFGPLLEATLAHLAGRPFQAFLDSLHFLRFLQWKWLEAQPLGQDWFLDFRVLGKGGFGEVSACQMKATGKLYACKKLNKKRLKKRKGYQGAMVEKKILSKVHSRFIVSLAYAFETKTDLCLVMTLMNGGDLRYHIYNVNEEQPGFEEPRAVFYTAQIISGLEHLHQHSILYRDLKPENLLLDDNGNVRISDLGLAVEFQEGQTKTKGYAGTPGFMAPELLRGEEYGFSVDYFALGVTLYEMIAARGPFRARGEKVENKELKQRILSERVQYPDSFSPASRDFCEALLEKDPERRLGFQGGSCDKLRAQPLFKDLDWRQLEAGLLTPPFVPDSRTVYAKSIQDVGAFSTVKGVVLDQSDAAFFQAFATGNCPVPWQEEMIETGVFGELNVWREDGQMPDDMKGIVAEDSAPTSKSGMCLLA from the exons ATGGACTTCGGGTCCCTGGAGACGGTGGTGGCCAACTCGGCGTTCATCGCCGCCCGCGGCAGCTTCGACGGGGCCAGTGGGCCGGCGGCGCGGGACCGCAAGTACCTGGCACGGCTGCGGCTGCCGGCCCTGTCCCGCTGCGAGGGGCTGCGCCACAGCCTGGACCTGAGCTTCTCCGCGGTGTGCGCCCGGCAGCCCATCGGCAAGCGTCTGTTCCAGCAGTTCCTGCAGGCGGGCGGCCACGGCGCGGCCCTGGGGCTGTGGCGGGCCCTGGAGGACTACGGCACTGCCGAGGGTGCCCTGCGGCCACAGAAGGCCCGCGCCATCCTGCGGGACCACCTGGACCCGAAGGCCGAGCTCTTCTGCGAGGCCCCAGACGCGGGGCTGGCCGAGCTGGCGCGGGAGGTGCGGGAGGCGGGCGGGGACGGGCGCTTCGGGCCGCTGCTGGAGGCCACGCTGGCCCACCTGGCCGGGCGGCCCTTCCAGGCCTTCCTGGACAGCCTGCACTTCCTGCGCTTTCTGCAGTGGAAGTGGCTGGAGGCCCAGCCGCTCGGCCAGGACTGGTTCCTGGACTTCCGGGTGCTGGGCAAGGGCGGCTTCGGCGAGGTGTCCGCCTGCCAGATGAAGGCCACCGGCAAGCTGTACGCCTGCAAGAAGCTCAACAAGAAGCGGCTCAAGAAGAGGAAGGGCTACCAG GGCGCCATGGTGGAGAAGAAGATCCTGTCCAAGGTGCACAGCAGGTTCATCGTGTCCCTGGCCTACGCCTTCGAGACCAAGACGGACCTCTGCCTGGTCATGACCCTCATGAACGGCGGTGACCTCAG GTATCACATCTACAACGTGAATGAAGAGCAGCCTGGGTTCGAGGAGCCACGTGCTGTCTTCTACACGGCCCAGATCATCAGTGGCCTGGAGCACCTGCACCAGCACAGCATCCTGTACAGAGATCTCAAGCCGGAGAACCTGCTGCTAGATGACAATG GTAATGTCCGCATCTCTGACCTTGGGCTGGCCGTGGAGTTCCAAGAAGGGCAGACCAAGACCAAGGGCTATGCGGGGACGCCCG GCTTCATGGCTCCTGAGTTGCTGCGTGGTGAGGAGTACGGCTTCTCTGTGGACTACTTTGCCCTGGGCGTCACCCTGTATGAGATGATTGCGGCCAGAGGGCCCTTTCGAGCTCGAGGAGAGAAG gtggagaacaaggAGCTGAAGCAGAGGATCCTCTCGGAGCGGGTGCAGTACCCGGACTCCTTCAGCCCGGCCAGCAGGGACTTCTGCGAGGCGTTGCTGGAGAAGGACCCCGAGCGGAGGCTGGGCTTCCAAGGCGGCAGCTGTGACAAGCTGAGAGCCCAGCCTCTCTTCAAGGACCTGGACTGGAGGCAGCTGGAGGCTG GACTGCTGACGCCCCCCTTCGTGCCTGACTCCAGGACCGTGTACGCCAAGAGCATCCAGGACGTGGGGGCCTTCTCCACTGTCAAGGGCGTGGTCTTGGACCAGAGTGATGCCGCCTTCTTCCAGGCGTTTGCCACCGGGAACTGCCCAGTGCCCTGGCAGGAGGAGATGATTGAGACAGGAGTGTTTGGGGAGCTGAACGTGTGGCGAGAAGACGGGCAGATGCCCGACGACATGAAGGGCATTGTGGCTGAGGACTCAGCCCCCACCTCCAAGTCAGGAATGTGCCTGCTTGCCTAG